From a single Papaver somniferum cultivar HN1 unplaced genomic scaffold, ASM357369v1 unplaced-scaffold_133, whole genome shotgun sequence genomic region:
- the LOC113333568 gene encoding uncharacterized protein LOC113333568, whose protein sequence is MSSFQALYGYKPPHLIFPVPTTTSVASVESYLKERNVMLQLLKDDLTKAQDLMKFYAEKKRQDREFSVTNLVFLKLQPYRHSSVAVRKNFKLSAKYFGPFEVLKIIGAVANKLQLPMESKIHHVFHVSQLKKHIGLSASTLPQLPVVDDKGHYVVKSVAVLATHLTLEGKVFVPQILVHLSNSAVEDATWEDISHLKAQFPHFILEDKDLSREGQCHVTIT, encoded by the coding sequence ATGTCTTCATTTCAAGCCCTGTATGGTTATAAACCCCCTCACCTAATCTTTCCAGTTCCTACAACTACTTCAGTTGCTTCAGTGGAGTCTTACTTGAAGGAGAGGAATGTTATGTTGCAGCTTTTGAAGGATGACCTCACTAAAGCTCAAGATCTCATGAAGTTTTATGCAGAAAAAAAAAGACAGGACAGAGAGTTTTCGGTTACTAACCTGGTGTTTCTTAAGTTACAACCTTACAGGCATTCATCAGTAGCAGTTCGTAAGAATTTCAAACTCTCTGCTAAATATTTTGGTCCATTTGAAGTGCTCAAGATAATTGGTGCAGTGGCTAATAAATTACAGCTACCGATGGAGTCAAAGATTCATCATGTCTTTCATGTATCCCAACTGAAGAAGCACATAGGACTTAGCGCTTCTACATTGCCCCAACTTCCAGTGGTGGATGATAAAGGTCACTATGTTGTTAAATCGGTGGCTGTGTTGGCTACTCATCTTACACTCGAGGGTAAGGTATTTGTCCCTCAAATTTTAGTGCACTTGTCTAACTCTGCTGTCGAGGATGCCACTTGGGAGGATATCTCTCACCTTAAAGCACAGTTTCCAcatttcatccttgaggacaaggatctttCAAGGGAGGGGCAATGTCATGTAACCATAACATGA